A window of Ranitomeya variabilis isolate aRanVar5 chromosome 2, aRanVar5.hap1, whole genome shotgun sequence contains these coding sequences:
- the TFDP2 gene encoding transcription factor Dp-2 isoform X2, translating into MVTQTHITDASSWIPGDRKRTREFIESDFSESKRSKRGEKSGKGLRHFSMKVCEKVQTKGTTSYNEVADELVAEFTSSAGQLPSDSAYDQKNIRRRVYDALNVLMAMNIISKEKKEIKWIGLPSNSVQECENLEIEKQRRIERIKQKSAQLQELLLQQIAFKHLVQRNRQNEQLNQTPPALNSTIKLPFIIVNTSKKTVIDCSISSDKFEYLFNFDNAFEIHDDIEVLKRMGMSFGLESGKCTSENLKLAKSFVPRALEGYVSDMASGTSWTDQGLPFSTSQTASAAHTAGTTTYSHSSVNTGLFFDADLSLTNSSHHSSSGTSHYTESRGETPCSFDDDEDDEDDSSSLE; encoded by the exons ATGGTCACACAGACTCACATCACAGATGCCTCCAGCTGGATTCCTGG GGATCGGAAACGTACCCGTGAGTTCATAGAGTCTGACTTCTCCGAGAG TAAAAGAAGTAAGAGAGGGGAGAAGAGCGGGAAGGGTCTGCGTCATTTCTCTATGAAGGTTTGTGAGAAGGTCCAGACCAAAGGGACCACGTCCTACAACGAAGTGGCGGATGAACTGGTGGCTGAGTTTACCAGTTCTGCTGGACAGTTGCCATCCGACTCT GCTTATGACCAGAAGAACATCAGGCGGCGAGTTTACGATGCCCTGAATGTACTAATGGCCATGAATATCATCTCCAAGGAGAAGAAGGAAATTAAATGGATTGGTTTACCGTCCAACTCTGTGCAGGAATGTGAGAATTTAGAG ATCgagaagcagaggaggatagagCGCATCAAGCAGAAGAGTGCTCAGCTCCAGGAACTGCTGCTCCAG CAAATCGCCTTCAAGCACCTCGTACAGAGAAACCGGCAAAACGAACAACTGAATCAAACTCCTCCCGCTCTAAACTCCACCATCAAGCTGCCATTCATCATTGTGAACACAAGCAAGAAGACCGTCATAGATTGCAGCATTTCTAGTGACAA GTTTGAATATCTTTTCAATTTCGACAACGCCTTTGAAATTCACGACGACATTGAGGTTCTGAAAAGGATGGGGATGTCCTTTGGCTTGGAATCTGGAAAATGCACATCAGAAAACTTAAAACTTGCCAAATCTTTTGTACCCAGAGCTTTGGAAGGATATGTGTCAG ATATGGCCTCCGGGACATCTTGGACAGACCAAGGACTTCCTTTCAGCACATCTCAGACTGCCTCCGCAGCGCACACTGCTGGCACTACTACGTACTCACACTCCAG TGTGAACACTGGATTATTTTTTGACGCTGACCTGTCATTGACTAACAGCAGCCACCACTCCAGCTCTGGAACATCCCACTATACAGAATCTCGAGGTGAAACCCCCTGTTCATTCGATGATGACGAAGATGATGAAGACGACTCTTCCTCCTTGGAATAA
- the TFDP2 gene encoding transcription factor Dp-2 isoform X1, with translation MIISTPQRLSAGADLLIGRQFTAATSAMVTQTHITDASSWIPGDRKRTREFIESDFSESKRSKRGEKSGKGLRHFSMKVCEKVQTKGTTSYNEVADELVAEFTSSAGQLPSDSAYDQKNIRRRVYDALNVLMAMNIISKEKKEIKWIGLPSNSVQECENLEIEKQRRIERIKQKSAQLQELLLQQIAFKHLVQRNRQNEQLNQTPPALNSTIKLPFIIVNTSKKTVIDCSISSDKFEYLFNFDNAFEIHDDIEVLKRMGMSFGLESGKCTSENLKLAKSFVPRALEGYVSDMASGTSWTDQGLPFSTSQTASAAHTAGTTTYSHSSVNTGLFFDADLSLTNSSHHSSSGTSHYTESRGETPCSFDDDEDDEDDSSSLE, from the exons ATTATAAGCACTCCCCAGAGACTGAGCGCGGGAGCGGATCTTCTCATAGGGAGACAGTTCACCGCGGCCACCTCAGCCATGGTCACACAGACTCACATCACAGATGCCTCCAGCTGGATTCCTGG GGATCGGAAACGTACCCGTGAGTTCATAGAGTCTGACTTCTCCGAGAG TAAAAGAAGTAAGAGAGGGGAGAAGAGCGGGAAGGGTCTGCGTCATTTCTCTATGAAGGTTTGTGAGAAGGTCCAGACCAAAGGGACCACGTCCTACAACGAAGTGGCGGATGAACTGGTGGCTGAGTTTACCAGTTCTGCTGGACAGTTGCCATCCGACTCT GCTTATGACCAGAAGAACATCAGGCGGCGAGTTTACGATGCCCTGAATGTACTAATGGCCATGAATATCATCTCCAAGGAGAAGAAGGAAATTAAATGGATTGGTTTACCGTCCAACTCTGTGCAGGAATGTGAGAATTTAGAG ATCgagaagcagaggaggatagagCGCATCAAGCAGAAGAGTGCTCAGCTCCAGGAACTGCTGCTCCAG CAAATCGCCTTCAAGCACCTCGTACAGAGAAACCGGCAAAACGAACAACTGAATCAAACTCCTCCCGCTCTAAACTCCACCATCAAGCTGCCATTCATCATTGTGAACACAAGCAAGAAGACCGTCATAGATTGCAGCATTTCTAGTGACAA GTTTGAATATCTTTTCAATTTCGACAACGCCTTTGAAATTCACGACGACATTGAGGTTCTGAAAAGGATGGGGATGTCCTTTGGCTTGGAATCTGGAAAATGCACATCAGAAAACTTAAAACTTGCCAAATCTTTTGTACCCAGAGCTTTGGAAGGATATGTGTCAG ATATGGCCTCCGGGACATCTTGGACAGACCAAGGACTTCCTTTCAGCACATCTCAGACTGCCTCCGCAGCGCACACTGCTGGCACTACTACGTACTCACACTCCAG TGTGAACACTGGATTATTTTTTGACGCTGACCTGTCATTGACTAACAGCAGCCACCACTCCAGCTCTGGAACATCCCACTATACAGAATCTCGAGGTGAAACCCCCTGTTCATTCGATGATGACGAAGATGATGAAGACGACTCTTCCTCCTTGGAATAA